The Cryptomeria japonica chromosome 6, Sugi_1.0, whole genome shotgun sequence genomic interval CCGCCTTCATGTCCCTGAGACTCTCTGCTGCCTTGCAATGGCCTACAAAATAAGCGAATGCCGCTGGACTGTAGACGGAGAACGCAAAGTTCGGTATGTCCAGGTGGGAGGCCACCGTCGCAGCCCATGGCCCTACGATGTCGTACACCAAACGGCTTGTCCAGTTGATCGAATGCCCTGTGAAGGAGATGGGCTGATTCTGGTTTAATGTCTGATGTGCATTCGACGCCAGGGGTAAGTCCGTCGACAGAGGGCGATTGCAACTCCAACAGGTGGATGGGTTCCTCCTGCAAGTGAGATCTGATTCGGGATATATTGACAGGGGTTGATACGATCGAGACTTTTACGTCCCAATGGCTTGCCAAGGCCTTGGAAAGATTTATGAAAGGATTAATATGACCTTGTGCCAACCACGGTAGCATCACTATGCGAAGTTGGGTCTCATCTCCCATTCTTGCATCCAGGATTCGCACTTCTCTATGGCGTGCTCCCTAAATCATCTATTTCAAGTATTTGCACACCAAACTGTCAAATATAGAACCGTTCATAATAGTTTGATACTTCATTCTTGTAAAAGAGTAAtacatatttatctatttattcCATAGATTTCAAGGAAGAGGGAAAAATGGTAGAAACACTGCCCAGGCGTGCATAGGAAGATTTTGTTCAAATGTAGAGGATACCACACAAATTTCTTGAAGCGGTTGTCATTTTCAGACATTAATTTTTGAGTGAGAAGCTTGAATCATCGTTCTAAGAAAACAAACAGATGTACTTTTATTGAGCAACTAGAATTGTGCAAAAGGGGCCGTGCAAAAGCAGTGTCTCTCCACGTGGATAATGGCTAATGAAAGGTTTTTTAGTTTCTATTTTAGTGTGGAGATAATAAGATAGGGAGTAACCCCTGTTGAACGTGTGTCAGAACATGCAACATCTAAAAGACAGCTCATATCCACACCACCGCTTCCTTCGAGTTTATTGCGTACTGGTTACTAGTACTACTTTCATTGCATTTGAACTCTGTTCTTACGATTTTTATTTTCTCGTttactctttttctttttccttctattAACTTTTTAATTTGTAAAATTAGAAGGAATCATAGTCCGCACGGATAGGGAGTTGGCTTGGGCTGTGGGTTTGGCTTGGGCTGTGGTTTGCTTCTCATTGGTCTTAAGTTCAACTCCGATGTCTGGACTCACCTGATGCACCTAGCTTCCGGTCGGCTTGGTACATCCCCtgacaaaaaaagtaaaaaaatgcaACAAGTGAACTTTAAATGGCGTTTTCAAAtttaatgaataataattataTGAAACAAAATGAGATAAAGTATAATAGTTTTTTCAATAAATAAAATGTTACATGATTTTTATCTAATTTGTTAATATATAAAAAGATATACAAAGAAAGCTTTTTAATTAGAGGAAAATTTTCTTGTTCCTTTCTCCCCAAATTTTGTTCCAATATAGTAGGAGTAGTTTACCAGTAATGAGCCTTATAATAGTAGAGCACACGTTTGCAGACATAGATTTTTGCACT includes:
- the LOC131876731 gene encoding UDP-glucosyltransferase 29-like — protein: MGDETQLRIVMLPWLAQGHINPFINLSKALASHWDVKVSIVSTPVNISRIRSHLQEEPIHLLELQSPSVDGLTPGVECTSDIKPESAHLLHRAFDQLDKPFGVRHRRAMGCDGGLPPGHTELCVLRLQSSGIRLFCRPLQGSRESQGHEGGRFDPTSDGLSAAYHLVETVMGNFIAFADRVWACCQQSCGIVIKSCFEEEDKYLKYRSHITGKPVISVGPLVIAGGATEDKSGNYVYQTPGLHGALSERGRSTIV